Sequence from the Macaca fascicularis isolate 582-1 chromosome 16, T2T-MFA8v1.1 genome:
gtctctctccatcacccaggctggagtgcagtggtgtgatctcggctcactgcaacctccgcctcctggattcaagcaattcttctgcctcagcctcccaagtagctgggattacaggcgcccaccaccatgcccagcaaatttttgtgtatttttagtagagacggggtttcaccatgttggccaagctggtcttgaactcctgacctaggtgatcttcccaaagtgctgggattacaggcgtgagccaccactcccggctaatcaTCTTTAAAATAGTGTTGCTGAAGtgtttttctgaactttttttgagagggagtctcgctctgttgcccaggcgggagtgcagtggtgcagtctcggctcactgcagcctctgcctcccgggttcaagcgagtgtCCTCcatcagcctcccgggtagctgggattataggcctgcatCAGCACACcaagctaaattttgtatttttagtagatacggggttttgccattttcctcaggctggtctcaaactcctggactcaagcaatccgctgccttggccttccaaaatgctgggattacagccatgagccaccgtgcccaggcctTTTCTGAACTTTGAATTGCTTCCACCAACCCTCCAAAAAATTATGATTTGAGTGAGTTCTAAATCTGTACattaaaatgaactttaaatgtataatgcatatttttataaacaaaactgTAATATGGAAAAATGTCATGACTCATGACTAATAGTGTAGAGTTTTAAAAAGCTTACTATGAGAAGCAAAAAGGACTTCAGACTAGTGTTCTAAATgttatatattgatttttaaaatagtgaaatcCAGCAAGAACTAATTCATGTCTTCAGGACAAAATGGTAGGagtatatttcttaatttaattttgctATATAATGtagttatacattattttatttcatcacaggcaaaatatatgtaaagttaCATCAAAATAGCCCAGTCCTTATCTGTATGGATTTTAAgctttctaaaaaagaaatagtggACCCCACCTACTTATGGATTGGGCCTAATGAAAAGACGTTAACAGgtaaatttgattttaatatgtacttttttaatgatgtgaacatatttttagaaaatcactATTGCTTATTGGAAAGAAcaaattgaaatttaattttaatggcaGTTTCTCTTGCTCCCTACTTAGAAAAATCATGTTATATTTTGGCCacttccttattttctccttATGCAAAAACTGAAGCGGTAATTTTTGTGCCCTACTTCTCAGAGCTGTATTAATTCAAAGATCTTTATAAAACCTAAAATTTATCATTGTAGCACCAGTAATAGGAGATgaaatatctaatatataatttttcatgaTGTTAAGAGTGCCTTGgaacataaatattattaattagtTTCCAACTTGTCTGAAGAAATTGTATAGTACTACAGAGCAATGTAATCTCTTTTTCTGAATTACTGGTATGAGCCAATCGAAACTAGATgccaagaaacaaagaaaaccaaaatatatttcaaaagtgtACTTATGTAGTCTTCCATAGAGTAATATGACAGAATTAAGATTTTGTGGGATTCTTAAAGTTGAGatagttcattaatttttaaaaattttgtatctaTTTGTAACTCCAAGTGTACTAAATAATGCTTGATATGTTATATGTTAAATAAGTAATTTACTATTCTGTTTAggaaataatagaataaatataACTAAAACTGGACAGCTGATGGTGAAAGATTTTTTGGAGCCTTTGTCTGGACTTTACACATGTACTCTTTCTTATAAGACTGTTAAAGCAGAAACCCAAGAAGAAAAGACAGTCAAAAAGAGATATGACTTTATGGTCTTTGGTAAGAATTTAGGCACCTTTTAACTTGTACATTTAGTTCAGATCATAATTAAGTGTATGGTTTCTCCGTTTAATGAAAAAGAGTCTGTAATAGGTGACTATCACCAATTACGACTTACAAAATATTTCGGGATGTATTTGACTAAGCAAACTCTTAAGTTGACATCAAGATAGTTTATCCTAAATAATCTTCTTTCAACTCCCTACTTGCCTCTGTCTAGATATGCAAGCACATCTACTTTATCACAATTTAGCAGGTAATTTTAAAACTGATCTTTAATTCTATAAAAGCAAGTTAATGATCCTTTCACTGGGCTGTGCTGACAGCAATAATAATTTCTGTGAATTAAGGCCCTCCCCaaaaagtctttctttttcttgatacTGTTATCTATATAGCCAACCCACAGAAGCCATTTCTCTTGATGTACCAAGTAGATAATATATCAGATGAAAACAACATTTCTCATTAAAGTTAacagttttgtgtatttttgtgagGACTAACTGATAAAACATGTTATTAGATAAGTTTCTATGCTGATTGCAAGATTGGTGGGATTGAGTATTACATAGTGTTTGAAAATTGTTTGGTAGAGGAAATTAATGCTAGGCACCATTGCTTTTACTCTCATCCTTCTGTTTTTAAAGCCTATCGGGAACCTGATTATTCATATCAGATGGCTGTACGTTTTACCACAAAGTCTTGCATAGGGAGATACAATGATGTGTTCTTTAGAGTGCTGAAGAAAATCTTGGATAATCTAATGTCTGATTTGTCATGCCATGTCATAGAGCCATCATATAAATGCCATTCTGTTGAAATTCCAGAACATGGCCTCATACATGAGCTATTTATAGCATTtcaaggtaaaattttaaaaatttatttaattttgaatttagTCCTGAACCACAATAGATTGCAAAATTAATTACCGTATTaatataagatatttttaaagtaataggtCTTAAATGTTTGTTAAGCACTAAAGTATGTAGTTGACCTTAGCCTGTTGATGGTTTTAAAACTTAACACACCAAGTAATTACTTTCAAATGACATATTGTTgcttctttaaaatcaatattttattaatacagCCTTTAGGCAGCTAATATTTCACTTATAACTTCTTATagaattttaaattgcatttttgaaAACTTAGTAAAAGTGAATAACCAAACCacatttatttctattcattttaaaGCCTTGTAGTTACTTACATTAGCCCCCAGATGGAGTGAAACCATCAAGTATAAATTATTCAAATTGTACACCTTGTTTTATTACTAGGATTAGATAGCTGGACTAAACACATGCCTGCATGCACAAGGAATTCAGCACTTGGACCTTTATTGAAATGTTCGGAACTTTTCAGAATCCGTTTGTGAATCTAttggtttttttctcttcagttaaTCCTTTTGCACCAGGGTGGAAAGGTGCTTGCAATGGATCTGTTGACTGTGAAGATATCACTAATCGTAATATCCTCCAGGTGAGAATTTCATGGTAAGGAagaagtatttgtctttttcttcttttagagacagggtgtcacccaggctggagtgtagtggtgcgaccatagctcactgcagactcaaactcctgggctcaagtgatcttcctgcctcagccaaggAAGAagtatttgaaaatcaataaagctattttaaaattttttgtaaatacTTTGTTATattgaaacatttctttaaaaacctaTTTCTCCATCTTGTgaatatttatcaataataaaaacatttcaaaggaggaaataaattatttaaaaaaaaaaaacaaatataggccgggcgcggtggctcaagcctgtaatcccagcactttgggaggccaagacgggcggatcacgaggtcaggagatcaagaccatgctggctaacctggtgaaaccccgtctctagtaaaaaaatacaaaaaaatagccgggcgaggtggcgggtgcctgtagtcccagctactcgggaggctgaggcaggagaatggcataaacccgggaggcggagcttgcagtgagccgagatccggccactgcactccagtctcggcgacagagcaagactccgtctcaaaaaaaaaaaaaaaaaatatatatatatatatatatatataaaaagtattaataatacTGATTTTTCAAGTATCGATTTTTGGTTTCAGTTTTTTAAACTGAGATTATGAGATTCTTAGTTATTTCAAGAtgcgatttttttttctttatcaaaagAGAGCTGGAGTATCAAGATGTGTTATTCTGGAGTAGCACATCTGTAATATCAGTTCCCAAGGTTAGTATTATGTATTTTATCTATTACAGAAGGATAGATCCCTGGTCTTTGTTCCCCAAGTGATGATTAAATAGTAACTTAAAGAACAATTTCACAAACATGTCACCCTACGTTAAGCCAATGGTGCTTCCAAAATTATATCTACATTGGTCATAATAGTTGCTCTCCCCTCTACCATCCTCAGAGGCTAAGGACATAGTCTTAAAAATCCCTTCACTCTCTGGTCTAGTTCCTGAGCTCATACCCTTAATTGATACTGTGCATGGCTTATGAGAAGTACTTAGTTAAAATTAGTTATTATTAAATTCTGTGCTCAAAAACCCAAAATTTACATCATCAGTTTATAATGCTGATTaaagaaaagtctttttttcttttcttttctttttttttttttttttttttgagacacagtcttgctctgttgcccaggctggagtgcagtggcggccatctcagctcactgcaacctccatctcccaggttcaagcaattctcctgcctcagcctcccaaatagctgggactaaaggtgtgcaccaccacacccagctaattttttgtacttttatcagagacggggtttcaccatgttggctaggctggtctcactcctgacctccagagatctgcccacctcagcctccgaaagtgctgggatcacaggtgtgagccaccgcacctggccaagaaaagTCTTACTTTCCGTTTTGCTTGACTCTTTTTCTTTGATGATCATGGAAATTAGATATAATGAACACCCAATTATCTACATATGGGATAGACATTGCAAATAATTCAAAACAagttttttgtcttaatttttcttttcattttgttttgttttgtttttgagatggagtctcattctgtcacccaagctgcagtgcagtggcacagtctcggctcactgcagcctctgcctctggattcaagtgattcttgtgcctcagcttcccgagtagctgggattacaggtgcctgccactacacctggctaagttttgtattttttagtagagacgaggtttcaccatgttggccaggctggtctcgaactcgtggcctcaagtgattcgcccacctctgcctcccaaagtgctgagatcacaggcataagccaccgcacccagcctaatcttaattttaattttaatttttatttattttgtgttttttttttgagatggcgtctcgcattgtcacccaggctggagtgcagtggcatgatctcggctcactgcaacctctgcctcctgggttcaagggattctcctgcctcagcctcctgagtacctgggactacagacacataacaccacgcccagctaatttttgaatttttaatagagacggggtttcaccatgttggccaggatggtctcgatctcttgatctcttgatgtgcccgccttggtctcccaaagtgctgggtttacaggcatgagacaccgcgcccagccaatttttcttAACCATTGCACATATTAATTAACAACAATTGATAAGGTCAAGGCTAGACTAATTTTGGTGTTAGCACACACCTTTTCAGGAATTTCTCTATGTAAAGTATGGCATGCTTACAGTACATTATTGCCTGTGATACTGGAGGATAAATTTGGTTCATGGTTTAGTAATTGTACCTTTCTCTGGTATTTTTCAACCTTAGGCAAGAGATCGAATAGAAGAATTTTTTTGGAGCCAAGCATATATTTTCTACCATAACTTTAATAAAACTCTACCAGCAATGCATTTTGTGGACCACAGTTTGCAAGTAGTACGTCTGGATAGCTGTCGACCAGGCTTTGGAAAAGATGAAAGTCTACACAGCAATTGCGCTAGCTGTTGTGgtaactataaaatataaatatctaaatatttaggTTATAGAGTCAGAAGAATATATAAGTAATTCACTTGGCATAACTGAATAGAATCTTTACAGTGATtcttttaccaaaaatatatatatatatgtgtatatatatatgtgtgtatatatatatgtgtgtgtatatatatatatttagctaaAGGGAAGTAAAAATTCAGAGCcccaatatatacatatatattttttttgagatagagtctcactctgtcacccaggctggagtgcagtggcgcgatctcagctcaccacaacctctgtctcctgggttcaagttattcttctgcctcagcctccccagtagctaccacagctggctaatttttgtaaaaagtagggacagagtttcaccatgttgaccaggctggtctcgattgaactcctgacctcaaatgatccgtctgccttggcttcccaaagtgctgggattacaggtgtgggctaccatgcttggcccttttttttttttttttttttttttgagacggagtctggctctgtcacccacgctgcagtgcagtgtggcgcagtctcagcttacggcaactctgcctcccaggctcaagccatccttcaacctcagcttcccgagtagccaggattacaggtgtgcataaacatttttgtatttttagtagagacagagtttctccctGTTGCCCcaactggtcttgaattcctgagctcaagcaatctgcccgccttggcctcccaaagtgctgggattacaggcatgagtcactgcgcccagccaaagcccaaatttcttaaatatagctattttaatgtatattaattCTTCCTGATGTACTCTCTTGTATTATAAACATTTCTATAATGTTCTGTCTTAAGCTACTGTACAATGAAGGAAAACAGAATTGTCCTGCCTAGAAAGCAGAGAACTAGGAAATAGGaactagaaaactagaaataCGAACTCATAAATGGGGCACTGCAGAAGATACtgtaaaatgctgatagtaaaagaaaaaataggattcTCCCTTTCTCCTATTAAGATCATCAAATTATAAAGTTTGAAACTCGTAAATAATCTTCCACAACTTAAATGAGCTGAACATTACTTGGTATAATATAGGCACTGAAATGGTGTGATATTAAAGGCAGATTTACATTGTTGGCATAAAATACCTCCAAGTGGTAGAGGCATAAAATACCTCTAAATTATAATTACTCCCTGTGTTTTCCTCtgcagtggtttgtagtcctGCGACTTTTAGTCCTGATGTTGATGTAACTTGTCAGACCTGCGTTTCTGTCCTTATCTACGGAGCTAAATCTTGCCCATAAACTTCAAACAAAAATCAGCCACATGAAGATTAGAGGTGGAAGCATTGTTACTTACTTGTGGAAGTGAGGGACACAAGATGATTTTCACATCCCAGAGCATCACAGATAATTCCATCAAGTAAAATCGCTAAGACCAAACCACCGGAAAACATGCATTtgagaaactttaaaataaatggttAACATGGCATTTCTAAGAAGGCATTTAATCCAATATCTCCAGTGTACAAAGGAAACTTGAAGTATTAATGGatgatttttaatgaaatgttttattgtttacaAACAGTATGTTGCTTTGTACCTAGGAGTATAGTAAGGTCAAGAAGGGtatcaaagtataataaaataaaattttatactctccatatatttatttgtttggaatCGCTCTTGTATGATATAAAGGCGTGTATATTATCTTTGTATTAGAaccaaaaaagttatttattttggtccctatgattttatttttaagataaattaatatactatattttttaaagtataggtTTAGGTTATAGAATAATAGAGCAGATAATACATAGAGTTCCATACACCCACCGTACCCCATACCCTCATTCCTCCTTACACAATTTCTCCTATTATTAagatcttgcattagtgtggcaCATTTGTTATGAATGATGAAccaatattaatttattattaattatagtccaTAATTCACATTAAGGTTCATTCTTTGTGTTGTAAGTTtatgtgggttttgacaaattcATAATGGCATGTGTGCACCATTGCAGtttcatacagaatagtttcaccacCCTAAAAATCCTCTCTGCTTCACTTATTTATCCCTTCCCCTGAGCCCTGGTAACcattgatctttttactgtctctacagttttgctttttccaaaatgtcatgtAGCTGattggaattatacagtatgtagaCTTTttagactggcttctttcacttagcaatatgcatttaagcttcctccatgtctttttgtgacttgatagctcattttttattgctgaataatgttcattgtatggatatagcaCAGTGTGTTTATCCATTTGCCCATTAAAGGaaatcttggttgcttccagtttttggtgattaAGAATAAAGccgctataaacatctgtgtgcaggtttttgtatgaacataagttttcaaccCAATTGTGTAGATAACCTAAGAGTGTGACTGCTGGAGTGTGACTGTGTAGTTTCATGAGAAACTGCCATACTGTCTCCCAAAGTGGCTTACCATTTTGCATTACCACCAGCAATGAAAAAGTATTCCTGTTATCCTTATCCTTCCctgcatttggtattgtcagttttttttattttgaccattctaataggtgtatggtggtattttattgttttaatttgcaatttcctaatgacatctgatgttgaacatcttttcatatggttatttgccatatgtgttttttttattgAAGTGATTTCTATTGAAGTGACTCAAGGAActctttgcatatatatatatatgcaaagaactcttaagaatatatatatatataaaatacacaatttttttgttttttgagacagagtcttgctccatcacccaggctggactttgtatattttggatacaaattctttttaataaatcttccaatttattttcttagtaacTTTAAAAGACATTAAGTTTATTAACACAATAAATTAAATACTATATTAACAGATTGCAACATATATGCATGTAATATATATGacaataaaattacaaaagacaagaaagaaagcgAAGCAATGTTGAAGGCAAggttttgtattttactagaatTAAGTTTACGTATTAATCTGAAGTAGACTGTGATAGGATAATATGCATATTGCAATCACTGGCGCTACCACTAAGAAAACAACTGAAATAATACAACTCGAAAACAGAAACACTAAAAATCTACactggaaaatattatttaagaaaaaagagaccaattaaagatgaaagaaagaacaacaacaacaacagaaagacaggagaaatacagaaaacaattaGCAAAATGGTAAATTTAAGTACAACCATATCAATCATTGTATTAAATGTTATAGTTCTAATAATGcaatcaaaaagcaaaaattgtcaGACAgactgagtaaaaagaaaaattcaatcaTCACTAACTGCAAAAGACATACAttagattcaaagacacaaatagtcccaaagtaaaaataaaaaatatagacacTGTACAAGCAGTAACCATAATATAGCTCAAGTGAATATATTGGTATCAGGCAAAATCGATGTTAAAACACATACTACTCAGCATGAAAGGGGTATTTCATAATGAATACAGGTTAAATACATCAAGGAGAAATAATGTAActgcacctaacaacagagcttcaaaatattcaagtcaaaatgtaaagaattaaaaaaaggaaaatagataaCTTGATAACAATAATTGAATATTTCAATAATTTACTTTCAATAATTGATAGAGCAGCTGGTACAAAAGCCATAAAGGATGTAGAAGACATAGACAACATTATCAACCCTCTCGAGCTGACTGACATCTGACAAGGTGATAGAGGtggcatctttttttcttttttcccaaatttttaattaaatacacTTTTGCAAAGATCTTTTCACGTTCTTTGTGAAAATTTGCAAAagacattctttctctttattccttcAGCTTTTCACTCCTTCAATAATGCCTTTCACAgagaaggtttttaattttaataaagtccaacttaataatttttctttcatgggtcatgcttttgttgtcatatctgAAAACTCATTGCCAAACCTAAGGTAACTAGATATTCttgttatcttctagaagttatatagttttatgttttatatgtaatTCTAAgatccatttggagttaatttttatgaaaagtaTAAATTGtatgtctagattcatttttttgcatattgatatccaattgttccagcaccatttgctgaacaGACTGTTCTTCCTCCATTGAATAACATTTGctccttttctcctttgtcaaagattagttgactatatttataAGGGTCTATGTGTGGGCTCTTTATTCTGCTCCATTATCATTTTGTCTATTATTTTGTCAAT
This genomic interval carries:
- the ZPBP2 gene encoding zona pellucida-binding protein 2 produces the protein MRTWVLLSAVLWCLTGVRCPRSTLFNTKGFIYGKTGQPGKIYVKLHQNSPVLICMDFKLSKKEIVDPTYLWIGPNEKTLTGNNRINITKTGQLMVKDFLEPLSGLYTCTLSYKTVKAETQEEKTVKKRYDFMVFAYREPDYSYQMAVRFTTKSCIGRYNDVFFRVLKKILDNLMSDLSCHVIEPSYKCHSVEIPEHGLIHELFIAFQVNPFAPGWKGACNGSVDCEDITNRNILQARDRIEEFFWSQAYIFYHNFNKTLPAMHFVDHSLQVVRLDSCRPGFGKDESLHSNCASCCVVCSPATFSPDVDVTCQTCVSVLIYGAKSCP